The DNA region ATAACTGTTTATATGTCGGCAAAGGACTCGAGACTGGGGCATTAATATGGTATTGATTTAAATTAGTAACGTTAGAATtctaatatgaaataatattattattattaactgttATTAATCTATGTGATATATATTGACGAAGTCGAAATCTTAGAATAAATGTTAGctaaaattcatattatatCCTTTGTAGGTGAATTATAACTCAATaggttactatttttttttaaatgactgaCGTTCTGTAAAAGGACCAAGTTGAAGCTTTTGagagtttttttaaaatataaatgtactatAGACATGTATTATATTCAAGACATAAAATAtagtgttaataaattaaatagttatatttccaatattttttttgtttcatgtattaatatgacttatttattatttttacagtaagagtatttgttatatgtaattttaatgcattttttttcCTTCTTAACCCAAAGAGTTTTTAATAGTGTGTcaaccaaaattattttttatctcgtGCCTTCTTGTGTCAATTTGACGGAATATAAAGATTATATAACCATATCAAACAGAAAAACCAAGAGAAATGTACCTATAGCACATtgtgattatttaaaaacataattatatgtagcTTTGTATCTTTAATactgaattaataaaataaaaagtttaacataggttatttatcatttataattgttttactgCTGATTGTAATTGTTTTGTAACGTCCAAACAATTTTAACAAGAATTTATGCGTTTTAGAGAAAATGTAGCAAAAAACGATAAGTTAATttgcatagtttttttttataatataatttcaaattattaatacgTGTAAGATTTTTTAACAGAAACTCCTATTCACaagatgttaataaaattatattgctgTTTACGTTGTAAAGGTAAAAGTTCATAAGCAACATATttgtaataagaaaaaatatataattatataaaataacaatagaacatagaacttcctccttttggTCGGTTTAAAAATAGTCTGAAAAGCTTTTGAAttaattaagaattattttattaaaatcatatatttatgctttttttcttactttgtcTCCAAATGGCCTTTGGAAGTTACATGTATGATGCATAGGATACTTTTTCCTATATAGCGTAGACTTCTAGTAACGCAATTTGTATTTATCGTAATTTGTATATACGCTAACGGCGCTAAAGCGCATTTGTGTgtttttcgtaaaatctgtgtaatagagtttttaataaatgatcTGAAAACATGATAGATACTTTTATTGGCATACATAgtaaattttatgttacatgaataattaatattcatcTATTTTTTGTCTTACTTATATGATCATTTAATACGGgaaaagaaatagaaataagaaatagataaaaacaGGCACTTAGCGGCCATCCATTAATTATATCATACCTAAAGTGGGGTGGGTCCACGAGGTGTGACAAGCGGTGCGGAAGGAGTCCAAAATGTTGTTACATCACATTTCAAAACTTTGTGTGTATTCCTTTGCAAAGTTTGATTATATCATTTCTTTTTTCAAGTAGCTTTATTGCGTTTGTTGTTAACGATCTTATTGTATCCATTTTGGTACTTGTACTGAGTTCAGTTTGCATTTTAATAGTTTTCTCTAtccaattgtatttttttctgtttctgtTCCTTTTTGGGTTTTAGTTTTGAAGAAATTTATCTCTTAGGGCATTTTTTGCCCAATCTGATGTTTTTCCAGTTTTACTTTTCTGTTCCTTGCCTAGGTCTAAGCGTTTTTTGTTGTTTGGTGTTTTGCTTTTAGTTCTGTTTGTATAAGTCAATAATTGGTGTTAAAGTTAAATTTGCTGATGACAGTGAAGTTAGTGGAATAGCTAATTCTGTTTGTCGTACTAAAAtcaatttcattttttcttttaccaTCCGGTTAGATCCAAGTGctcattcttttatttattttttaaacatgatGTTAAAGAtggttattttgaaataaaaatttcggATTTTTTCCCCGCTTCTACTTTTAGTGCAGTATATAAATGGTCCTTGTACTGGATGTTCTTCTAGGCGCCCAACTTCTTTTTGTCCATTATAGTCTACTATAAAGTTTTATGAGCGTGTTTTTGAATGGCTGTGTTCAGAATACTTAAATGGTTTCCAGGTTCGATTACGAAGCAGGTGAGTACATTTGTAGAATGGCCAAAATGAATTTTTGTACCGTACCTGGCACAGTAGTGAAATGGATGTTTTTGGTGTCCTAGGTGTCTATATGTTACGGTAACCGCTACTATCAGGTGTAACACTTGTTGCCGTCCTAATCGTAAAAAAGGCATGTGCGCGTGTGCATTATGATTTAATTGACTTATGGAGAGTAGAGGTAAGGAGAACCATCACTTTGTATGTTAATTTCCAATAAAAAGGTGGCGTTGCTGGCGACATAAAGGTCGCGCGGCAAAATTTcgatttaactttttacaacaGTTAAAAACTTcacgacaaaaaaaaagcaatttccaTACCCATTTTGAGTTTTTTCAAATCAAACACATACACCCTACACTTGAAGAATAAGTATTAAGAACTGCTACagctatgataaaaaaaatataaaaagaaagagaaaaaaaagatagagaattgtattttttttaaatcttttattaacttttttagattttacttATAACGATATTTACAAACactgcaaaaaataaatatctagacGACTAGAGATTGAACATGTGTCATTTTCGTGATCGACGGAATACAGATAACAATCTATTTAATATAACATGacattataacattattttaaacattttatatatttaaaaaagtagaaACAACGAACATTGTTACAACAATCCATTTTTGTAATCAACAACGATCAACACTTCactcaatatttaaataaaaaatgtactgtacacacaaaaaaaacagAACTTTTAACACTTATATCTAATACCTTTACATAATTGACTTATATTTCAGTTTTGAATCGCATACCCATTTCAGGCCTTTCAGAGTGCCAAAGCCACCTCataattaagaattaaattGCTATCGTTCCATCTTTGGGACGGTAAAATCCCTATGCATTTTATCGATAATGGCCGTCATAAAgaataaagttacaaaaaaatgtatggaGTGTTTATTATGTTTTGCTACGGAACAGAACTCgatcatatcaaaattttacaaatagtGGGAACTGTTGATGcatctttttttaatacatattctaattttaattttacacgcTGCGTGTCGATGcggtaatattatattttcagagGAACTTTCTATGattcgttattttattaataaaacacacGGTTTCCGGAGCGTTATAGGTCAGGAATTTTGcgtattataatgtaataaatattacggTAATATCATTAAATTCTTACCTAGCGTTCTTTATACACGTTAATCAAAGttatgttagttttaattttattttaattatatgtttatcaTTGAACTATCGtatctataattaaatataagtatgtCATTTCTTAACAAGAACGCGCATTCTTAATGtcgtaaatttattataataaattacgtgtatattatttcaatatcagttcataataaattttgttttaaggaTTATAATTCTAAAGGTCCGAAGAGTAGTTTCGCTGGACAATCTTCACTTTGGTCGCTGAGGAACTGAGCAAATAGTTCTTGGTATCTCGACAATGCGATGCCGCCTTTTCGTCGATCATCGTCCTGTAACACattacgatatatatatatatatatatatatatatatatatatatatatatatatatatatatatatatatatatatataataaaaataaatctatatttttattattcgataaaatccgaaaaaagttgtttcattaaatatatatatatatatatattttttttttcttataggGGAGTCTGTGCGTTCTCTAGATGTGTTATTTACGCACTGTTACCCGTTAGACATTGTTGCTGTCGTAAATAGTGTACACTTTTAGcttatttgatattataaaaaaaaactaaagaaaaGTAATGGactattttaaatgaaagaaatagattatagaataaatatattttttttaaatgttgctcgagtttttaactttttattgacatcatttttgtaatactaaccTACGCAGAAACGTCAGAAAGTTTTTGCGAAAATTGTatcactttttatattaaaatccgAGTTATCGTTTTTTggtctaattattttttattggaatattttttttcagattacATTTCTAACGCAAAAGTTTTGATATCAATGACAAAAatgttatacattttaatactcattaaaaagtaaacaagCTGGTGGGAATAatctaaaaatgaaattatgcaacaagataataaaagtttaacaaGAAGTTTTAGCTGGACGCGCGCCAATATCCACACTTACGTAGTCAGAAGTTTATCTTGGAAATCAACTAAATCAAGCCAATTGTCATTTTCTACAATAATTCACAAttctatttaatacaataaatcacatatttaaaatattacaagagAATATTGCGTACGTGAACTACTAAAAtgctttgttatttttttttttgtttgtgactgGACACAGTTGATTTgacgttatttttttgttaatgctCGTCTAGCTGTGAACAACGCGGAAAATTCTtggttatatttaatgaaaaacgcTACGGACGTTCATTATTACGGACTTTATGTCTAggtaaatagtattttttatttcaaatgttaAGTTATTGTCGCCGTCAATAAACAATTGCAGATCCCAAAGAGACATACTGCGTTTCTAACTAAGAATGGACTTTTCCATTCCGATCTCCTTTTCCACATCTTTTAAGTATTGACTTTCCTTCTTCAATAGCCAACTTATCGTATCTCGACGTTTGTATATTGTATAGAACGCTTATACGTGATTGTAATCAGAATCAtagctattaaattaattaaacgtaGCTCTTAAAAGATTTTTCGTAAAATGCTTATTGGAAACTTAAATAGCTTCGAAGACTTAAATATCTACTGACGTTTTTGTAAGAGCTTTCGTTAATTTGAAAAGTATCAACTATACAAACGTTAaaactgagaaaaaaaaaaacaaccaattAAAAAAGAAGGTCGGTGTACGTATTTACATGTTTTGGCAATGTCAATATGGAGTTCGATACCCGATAGCGACATATTAATATCGCATTTGCATCTTCTTTCGTCATTGACATAAATTCTCCCGAAACAGTTTGCCAAGTAACAGTCGGGGTATTCCTAGAATCGCGTAATGCTACGCGAGTAAACGTAGCTATTACTACTATGACCGTGGCcgtgacttttaaaaataaaatttaacaaaagatacgtctatttttgaaatttaaatagaattaaGTTTTAACGTAGTAAGTTAGGTCTAGCTTTACATCATTTTCAGATTTAtctgaactaaaaaaaaaatattttgcagcgaaatattgttgtttttttttttttttttttattgcaagcAGAATTGCAGACGAATCTGATTTTGTACCCACGTGAGAGACTTGAAAGTACGAAAATATCTTGTGAAAGCTATCGATTATTTGATAATGTCTAAAATTTACTAAGTATCAAGTAACTAAGTAAGATATCAAGTATAAGGGTCGTGTATTCCTCTGATCTGTCACCTCGGTTACGTTTCTAGAAGTACCAGCGGTAGACAAAACTCATTCCAGTTAATAAACGTCTTATGAAAATGAATTTGGAAACgcaattattaaacaaaactgaaaaaCGTCATTTGTCTTTTTAAGTGTAAAACTTTAAAGCATCCATATTCTTGGACAATACTAACATATTGACTACACTTTCTTCTCTTTAAGTTTTGCAGTAAAATTAATGAGTAGGTATATCTACTCCGATCGATCTCAATTTCAAAGGTCTCTGATCTAATTTTTtctcattttgtttgttttatttatacaattctaAATCGCAATACTCACATTTAATAAGGAATTGAACGCATCATCTATAGCCTTAATGTCGTCTACCACCATCCTCTGTACGCAATCGTATCTGTACTCCTCAATGCCAATAATTCCATCACTATTTATGTCAATCATTCTAAAATTCGTCTCTATAAAAGCTTTCATCGCTTGTGGAAAGTCTTCATAACGTTTTCCTATACAGCTATTTTGTACTGCCTTTTTGAATTCATCGACTGTTACTATTCCATCCTGAAAAAATTACAGTTACCATAGACAAAGGCGccattaagttaaaaaatataaaaagctaGAAGCGTGCGCTGCTACAGTGCGTGCTCGTTGTGTTAGGATAATCAAGCAATAAGTTTTGAAAATGTATttgtacagttttattatattttgttgacTTAGTTATTGGTATTATCTATAAAAgtgttatttctaattttaagtattaacaTGTAAGtatctattatatttaagtatatttttgtattatatggcGATACTGGAAATTATTTGCTTGTTTTTTACTACAGCCACAACTGGCTTTGACTCAGCAACTGTGTTGTGTCAAAACGATCCCTACTCGTTACAAAGGTTTTATAGGCTGTGGTCTGGACTTGTTGTGTGCTTCCGGACTCCCGTCCCAGAGTTTCATCCCTTTGAGGATTGTTACGTGTGAGGTTACACATatgtatacttatttattttgaagtaatacttcGTTACGCACgattgacttgaggagtaagctggtgaatgcgtgacgagagcattacgaatagtgtgatcgggcgagacgaacggaagttgagagggagatatttGTTAGTGAacatagaaagagagagagttacgtttcgtatattactgtaggggtaactaaataagttttacttcggtcgtgtggtctaaataaCACTCAGTTTTTATTACAGATCTTCTGCAATTAGCACTATTCAGAAAATCTctacttaaatattttcttttctatatatatgtatttactattCTATACCTTAACGCTTTATTATTCACTACGTGTATCTATgtcaaatttcaataattagatatattgtattagattataaattccattacttattaaaatttttattggaaTGCAATTTCAAGATTTTAATAAGCCAATTAATTCCTACACATCCAATATTGTCTACTTGTTAAATTTTATCGGTCTACTATCACCACAGGCAAGACAACGGCGACAACAGCGCGTTAGGCGATATATGTAATGTTGAGTGTAACCGACATAGTCTGGCACCTTATCGAAGTCCGCCAGCTGAGCGATCTCCTCCCAGAGACTCAGCATGATGTGCTGGTACTTCTGCAGGCGTGACGAGCTACAGTCTCCCTTGCCTTCTAGCACGCACGTTCTCAAAGCGAGGCATTGGAAATCGTGCGCGTCTAAATAGCCATTGTTGTCGATATCTGAAAAAGTTgagtattttcttttaataatgttGGCAACTCATCGACGCTAAAAATGTCATTTGGACATAAATCATTCGCAAAAagacttataatttttataatcatcaaaatctgatattttattgtttggttttctttctttttatcaTATCTTAGAAACGACATAAgctcacataattttttaatgaggtttgattttgtcaaaataaattttcggAAAAGTCTATCGAAAAACATTTCATGCATTCATTCATTGCATTTCATAACATTTAGTAATCTATTGAAGATTTGGCGCAACA from Melitaea cinxia chromosome 15, ilMelCinx1.1, whole genome shotgun sequence includes:
- the LOC123660499 gene encoding sarcoplasmic calcium-binding protein 1; the encoded protein is MAYTWDSRVAFVVRYLYDIDNNGYLDAHDFQCLALRTCVLEGKGDCSSSRLQKYQHIMLSLWEEIAQLADFDKDGIVTVDEFKKAVQNSCIGKRYEDFPQAMKAFIETNFRMIDINSDGIIGIEEYRYDCVQRMVVDDIKAIDDAFNSLLNDDDRRKGGIALSRYQELFAQFLSDQSEDCPAKLLFGPLEL